One genomic window of Mycteria americana isolate JAX WOST 10 ecotype Jacksonville Zoo and Gardens chromosome Z, USCA_MyAme_1.0, whole genome shotgun sequence includes the following:
- the INIP gene encoding SOSS complex subunit C, producing MAANPSGQGFQNKNRVAILAELDKEKRKLLMQNQSSTNHPGASIALARSPLNKDFRDHAEQQHIAAQQKAALQHAHAHSSGYFITQDSAFGNLILPVLPRLEAE from the exons GTTTCCAGAATAAAAATAGGGTTGCAATCCTGGCAGAACTAGacaaggagaagagaaagttaCTTATGCAAAACCAGTCTTCCACAAATCACCCTGGAGCCAG CATTGCACTTGCAAGATCACCGCTGAACAAGGATTTCCGTGATCATGCTGAGCAACAGCACATTGCAGCACAGCAGAAGGCTGCACTGCAG caCGCACATGCACATTCCTCAGGATACTTCATAACTCAAGACTCTGCATTTGGAAATCTTATTCTTCCTGTCTTACCTCGACTTGAGGCAGAATGA